CAGACAGCAGCTTGCGGGCGTGGTTCAGGGCGCGTTCGGTGATCTCGACACTGCCTTCGGCCACCCATTGCTCGATCGAGTTGTTGTCGAACATATCAGGCATGAAGAACGCTTCTTGGAAGTTTTCTTGCGTGTGGGGATGCCCCAGATAATGACCGCCCGGACCCACATCAGGAACAGCTGACAGAGCCTGATCGAAATCACCCCATTTGGGACCTTCGGCCATACGATAGGCCATTGCGCATTGTTCGGCGTCGACGATGAATTTGGCTGTTGAGCAGTGCATCCCGGCCTCGTTCCAGCCCGCGCTGTGCCAGATGTAGTTGGCGCCGGCATGCATGACAGCTTGCAGCGTCGTCGCCGATTCATACCCGGCCTGAGCATCGAACGTCTTGGCCCCACCAAGCGTGTTCGAGGTGCGCCATGGCACACCGTAATAGCGCGCCATCTGGCCGATCATGAAGTTCATCAGCGAAATCTCGGGCGTGCCGGCCATTGGCGCGCCAGATTTCATCGACACGGTCGACAGGTAGTGACCATAAATCGCCGGTGCACCCTTGCGGATCACCTGGGTGTAGGCCAGCGCGCTCAACGCCTCCGCGTTCAACTGCGCGACTGTGGCGGGAACGCTGGCGGGCGTGTTGGCACCGCCCAAGACAAAGGGAGAGCAGAGCACGGGCTGGTTACGACGGCAAAACGCCCGCATTGCCCCTAACATGGTTTCGTCCCACACCAGCGGCGAGTTGCCGTTGCAGTTGCCGGTGGTGACGGGGTGCGTTTCCATGAACTCTTCGCCAAAGAGGATCGCGCACATGTCCATCACATCCTCGGCGTTCTTGGGCGAGGTGGTCATGCCCATGAACGTCTTGTCCGAATGCTTCATCGACGAATAGGTGATGCGCAAATGCCGCTGGCTGATCGGGTGATCGTAGGGTTCCACGATGTGGTGCGCCGAGGAATGCAGCGCAGGCATCATGTGCGATAGCTTGTGGAACATCGCCAAATCATCCAGCGTCGGGTTGCGGCGCACGTCATCCAGATCGCGCAGGAAGGGCGCGCCTGTCATCGGAACAAAGATTGAATGCCGACCGCCAAGGCGCACATTCTTTTTTGGATCGCGCGCGTGATAGGTGAAGTCCGACGGGATCGTTTTGATCAGTTCGCGAACCAAACCGCGGTCCAGATACACCAGCTCGCCTTCGACCTTGGCCCCGGCCTTTTTCCAATCCTCCAACGCAATGGGATCACGGAACTGGACCCCCACGTTTTCCAGAATGTCCATCGACGCGTTGTCGATGCGCTCGACCTGGGCCCCGTCCATCACCTCGCATAGAGGGATCTTGCCGGTCAGGCCGGGCAGCATGTCGAATTTCGGGGCCGTGCGCAGGGCGCGGCGGGCTTGCCTGCCACCCGAACGGGCGCGCGGCGCAGTGGCGAGTTGGGTCATGGCGACGATCTCCTGTTTGAATGCAGCATGCCTGTCGCATGGGCCGTTTGACGTGCAGGTTTCCGAAATGTGGATGCAGAAACCGACATGTCATCGAACGGGACCGGCAAAAACCGCCGCTCCCGTGTCGTGTTTGTACAACTAGCGTTTTCCGGCCACGATCCGGTCGAGAATCAGGGC
Above is a window of Falsiruegeria litorea R37 DNA encoding:
- a CDS encoding trimethylamine methyltransferase family protein → MTQLATAPRARSGGRQARRALRTAPKFDMLPGLTGKIPLCEVMDGAQVERIDNASMDILENVGVQFRDPIALEDWKKAGAKVEGELVYLDRGLVRELIKTIPSDFTYHARDPKKNVRLGGRHSIFVPMTGAPFLRDLDDVRRNPTLDDLAMFHKLSHMMPALHSSAHHIVEPYDHPISQRHLRITYSSMKHSDKTFMGMTTSPKNAEDVMDMCAILFGEEFMETHPVTTGNCNGNSPLVWDETMLGAMRAFCRRNQPVLCSPFVLGGANTPASVPATVAQLNAEALSALAYTQVIRKGAPAIYGHYLSTVSMKSGAPMAGTPEISLMNFMIGQMARYYGVPWRTSNTLGGAKTFDAQAGYESATTLQAVMHAGANYIWHSAGWNEAGMHCSTAKFIVDAEQCAMAYRMAEGPKWGDFDQALSAVPDVGPGGHYLGHPHTQENFQEAFFMPDMFDNNSIEQWVAEGSVEITERALNHARKLLSEYQEPTLDIAKNEELLDYIARREREIPAADELNQDY